Sequence from the Raphanus sativus cultivar WK10039 unplaced genomic scaffold, ASM80110v3 Scaffold2788, whole genome shotgun sequence genome:
TCagactcaaaagaaaaaacaaaacataattattcAAGAGAATTTTGTTGTTGCTCATATCAATGTGTTCGTGTGTCTATCACATTAATATGAAGAGTAGTGGGTTTTATAAGCTTTTCCAAAAGCAAAAACCACAAAACGTTACGACATTGATTcctataattaatataaatcaacCTCTTTGATATTATCAAAACAACCATAATGACATAGtaaaaaaaacgtttttgatataaagaaaagatattaatgatttcttttaattattaaattatttaagacAATCATTAAATTGATTTGAATTCGGTTACAATAACAAAAGGATGGCTATAGTCCTTTGACCAAATTTCAAATTCAATTCCAAATTTAATTTGGTTAACTCGGTTTTGTACACACACATTTCAACCGGTATATCTTTTCAGAAATATACTATAGTATATTCATACTTCTCCATATATAAACAAGAAGATTCACACCTCATATTTTATGTTGGACATTTACTAATTTTTAAACATAGTCAAATATTCAAGTTCAAAAGCTTTCTAAGTCAATGATTTTGGACCAACATTTCTTATTCAAACGAACTTTATTTTTGACATATTAATACACTACTTCACAGTGTTTGTCAAACAATCAATTATCCGACGAACATCTTCGCTCGGAAAATTTATCGaaaatggtctaaaaccatctcGTCAAAAATGAGTTCCAACACTGTTATGTTGAACATTCATTGAATCCCACATTAACATTTCACTATAATATTTGTCTTTAATGAACAACAATAGTATTTGTAGAACTTCTAATAACTAGATCAAAATATGTTTACTTAGTGGAATCAACTCTCTTCTTGGATCGACGGAATCGAGAGTCCGAACTCCAGCCACCAGTACCAAATTTGCAAGAGTATTTACTCCATAGCCATAACATAAGAGACTTTTTCTTCTTGTCCTTTGCGTAACAATCTTGATGATCAGCTCGAACGTTTCTTcccatggaagaagagatgcgAATCGGACTATTCTCTAAACATTTCCTATAAGCTTCAAAAAAAGGGTCAGCATCTTTCTTCCTAAAACTTGACAAACTGGATCTCGAGTTAGTAGGCGTGAAAGGACACACAACTAGAGGACTATGCAACACTTCTTCACTATACTCAGCATGAGGGCATGGAGGCGGCGTAAGCTTGCACTGCAGCTGATCACGTCCACTTCTGTTCGTCCTTCTTGAAATTCCAGGTTTTAGCTCCCATGAGAAGGGAACTTTGGCTTTAGAAGTTTGATCGAACTCATGTTTGTTTGGACTAAGCATCGTGTTTGAAGACTCTTTGCATGTGGTACTATGTTGGTTTCGTTTGAGATATTGGTGTATATGcgttaatatttatatatacatataaatataaataatcattcCGTAAAATTGTATTTGATGTATGTATATTCAcctaaattttgattaatatattgTTGGAATGAGAACATCGTTAGGAAACGCTTGGCTATATATATAACCTCCAGCCTTATCcagatatatattaatatgatcATTTGTCTCGTACGTAACGCAATAATTAAACTGAAACCAAGCATAATGTTTTGCACATTTAGAATACTTTACTGTTAGAATACAAGTTTACTCTTCCATTAACATTGATGCATTGCATATGTAGGTATCggtataattatattaaataagcGAAATGATTATGCAGCACAATTATTTCATAAAGTTGACAACAATTGATAGGAAATAACACATGATGGCGTATATTTCATAAAGTACGTTACATTATTATTACTCAGTTCAGTTTAGATGGGCCAATAAGAACagtatattaaaaaacaaaaaacaaaaacgtgAACGGCAGGATTCGAACCTGCGCGGGCAAAGCCCACATGATTTCTAGTCATGCCCGATAACCACTCCGGCACGTCCACCTTTTGCTTTAATTGAGTAACAAAGTCTTATTATTGATGTTGTTGAGACGTGAACAGTCAAAGTAATACGACAAACTCATAAAAGCTTTTTACCATAACTAGGGGGAGATAGATTAGCACATGTTTTCAAATtatcaaaatcatatattatgtGAAAAGGAACATATGAAAAGTCACTGCTCTATGCTGAAGAAATGCTCTtcatgaaaattaaattatatgaaCTTATGTGTATCATAAGCAAACATCCAttatttctctattttcttgTTTCATCTCAAGAAACCCAACAAAGAGTGAACATAAGTTCCCAAAAGAAACAACAtgaaagacaacaacaacaacaaaaaagaagaacatagacttgagaagaaacaaaaccaataGTATATGTTATGTGGATCGAGAAGTAGAGAGAGACACTATAGTGGTGGTTCTTCCATGGTCAAAATCATCCAGAGAGattgaaactttttttaagCAGCAACGTCTTTGTCCTTGGCGGCGGCattgtctcctcctccttcgAGCTGGCTCAAATTTCCTTTCTCCTTGATAAGCTGAATATGATGATGCTTGCAATAAAGCTTCCCCTCGTGAGCTATGTAGTTCGAAGGACTTATCGTGCAGCCTCCGTGTGTACACTTGAAACAGCTCTTGTGGTACAGTGTTCCATTCACCGACACCTTCATAAACAAAAGCAGTCAATAGATATTGAACAATATAGCAATTATCAAAGAATCTAATGTTAGATCGATACCTTCTCAATAGGATAGACAGTTTTGTCGCAGCCAATGCATTTCTCTCGAGTTCCACCAAACATATTCGACACTTTGGTCCCAGCAGGTCTCTGTTAGAGAGATTTATTAGATCAAATGTTTAAAAGTTCAAGAACCACAAAAACACACAATCAAGAAACAGATAAAAGAGTTGTCTGAAGATTACCTCTCCCTCCAAAGGTCTATCAGGTTTCCCAATCTTTGGTGTCCCTATAAAAAGAACAAGAATCAAACTTTTAGATACCctccagattttttttttttattttgatttgttattaattaatttacctTCGAAGCTTTTCTCAAGACTTCCAGTTCTCTTGAAGTTTTGATCGAAATGTGGTCTGCAATAGAGAACTCCTTCAAATGAGTTGTAATTGCTAAGCTGTTTCCATCAAAACAATAACAAACAATCAGATTCATCTTTCACACTATTTCCACTTTATCAAAGATATTCTACTCATCATCAGAAAATGATATCTCCTAGATCTACCTCTTGACTAATCATcagaaaatgaaacaagaacccaagaaaaaaaataaaaaccttgAGAGTTCCTTTGCAATGGTGACAACGGAAACAAGCTTTGTGGTAGACCCGGTTATCAGCGGTTAACTTGTCGACGAGGTACACGGTTTTGtcacaagccatgcatttctGGGTTGTTCCTGCGAACGCCATTTTTGTGTGTTCTGTTTCTTGTAAGACCAATAGcccaaaagaagaagatgaaacaaagatgaagaaaatgatAGAAAGGAAGAGAGTATCTATTATTGTTGCTTCGTTTTCTCCAAATGGGGACCAGATATATTGAAAACGAACATgtcctctctctttttttctacCTTTAAAGTAAGTTCACTTATAGAAAAGGTTGggtaatttgaaaatttaataatacaaatgtgatgaaataaaattcaaaattagtCGTGGAAgaaagtgttttaaaaaaatcaaatgcaaTAGAAAAGGTTtataagttcaaatttttgaacttttgctaattcaaatttgaataCTTGGGGGTGTCTGACAAATCTAGCATGTTTTTTTGTCACTGTCTAATCCCAATAATCAAAGATAAAcggtaataataatattattaggTGCTCAACggcctttctttttttctcttttaatgatttttgtccAAACTTTAAGTAAGCACCAGTCAATATCTTGTCTCCTAGAtatttttcaacatttatctCAGTGATTTCAAATCTAGTTTAGGTAGACATGCAATGGCTTGACAAATGACAATGCTTAACATACACAATGTTTTCTCAATAGTCAAGACTCTATATACAATGCTTTACTATACTATTGTTTAAATGCCTGTGCtgtaaacatttattttattctcACGGTTAAGCTTAGGAGCACCCAGAAAAAGGGGAAACAAACAACTGGAAAGAATCTCTGTTTGGTTATAGATAATGATTAAAAGCTGTATTGCTTGTGGTGAATTGGTTGGAAATCTGTGAATATACTATTTTATGTATatggtgtgtgtgtgtttatgttTCGAAATATCTGAGACATGCTTTACCATAAAGACTTTT
This genomic interval carries:
- the LOC108806972 gene encoding LIM domain-containing protein WLIM1, whose translation is MAFAGTTQKCMACDKTVYLVDKLTADNRVYHKACFRCHHCKGTLKLSNYNSFEGVLYCRPHFDQNFKRTGSLEKSFEGTPKIGKPDRPLEGERPAGTKVSNMFGGTREKCIGCDKTVYPIEKVSVNGTLYHKSCFKCTHGGCTISPSNYIAHEGKLYCKHHHIQLIKEKGNLSQLEGGGDNAAAKDKDVAA